From Deltaproteobacteria bacterium:
GGGCGTCCTTGCACTGCGCGAGCTTGCGGGCCTGGGCGTCGTGGGAGCCGTCGAGGCCCCAGCAGCCCTTGAAGGCCCAGGCGTTGCCGAAGGTGCGGGCGGCGGGGGCCACCGAGCTGATGCTCTTCCACTGCACGCGGCTGTCGCCGCCGTTGAGGGTCTTCACGGTGAGCCACATGTCGTCGTCGCTGCTGCGCATGAGCGGCTCGTTGCCCGCGTAGACGGGGGCGCCCGGCACCGGCCGGGTCCAGTACTGGAACTTGTGCTCGGGGCTGCAGGGATCGGGCGCCGAGACGCCCATCCGGGTGGCGATGGCCATGGGGAAGTCGGCCCGCTTCCACTTCACCAGCGTCCAGTGGATCGAGTTCTTGGTGCCGGCGAAGGTGAGGCTGCCGGCGCGGGTGGCCTTCAGCGCCTTGTTGGCGCAGAAGCCGGAGATGCGGCCGACCGGGCTCTTCCAGAGGCCGAAGCCGAGGCCGTGGGTGGGCAGGGTGTACTTCCAGTCGAGGTCGGTCTTCTCCGACCCGCTGTCGGTCTTCCACTTGCCGAGCATCGCGTAGCACTCGCCCTCGGCGGCCGGGATGGAGACCGTCATCTGCTTGCCGACGGTGTCGCCGCTCTTCACGTGCTCGGCGCCCATGGCCGCCGCGATGGCCGCGCCGTCGCCGGTGAGCCAGGCGTTGTAGACCCGCACGTACCAGAGGTGCTCGCCGTACCAGGCCTGGGCGGTGGGCTTGAAGCCGTTGACCGTCGCCAGCACGCCCTCGAAGTCGGCGATCTGCTTGTCGTCGATCGGGGCCTCCTTCTTCTGCATGATGCCGTCCCAGTACTTCAGGGTCTTGTCGAGCCAGTCGAGCTGCTGGCTCTGGGCCTGCATCTCGGCGGAGCTGGCGGCCTTCGCGGCCTTCAGGGCCCCGGACTCGGCCAGCTGCTGGTTGCGGGTGAAGGCGGCGGCGGCCTGCTCGGACATCCACTGGGCGTCGCGCTGGGTCCAGTCGGCGGCGCCCGCCAGGTAGGCGTCGGTGGCGGCCTTCAGCTGCTGGAGGGCGGCGTCCTCGACGACCTTGCCCGAGTCGTGGGCCATCTTCACCGGCTCGTAGGCCTGGCAGACCGGCAGCTGGAGCTTGCCCTGCTGCACCTTGGCGTCGAACTCGGCCCAGTAGCGCTCCACGTTCTGCCAGGCGTCGAGCTTCATCAGCTTCTCGTCGATCTTCGCCGAGAGCTCCTGGTGGATCTGCAGCGCCTCGGCGAAGCGGGCGCCCTTGGACTCGCAGCCCTCGCGCCAGGAGCTGGCGACCTTGTTCGAGCCCTCCTGGGAGCGGCGGTTCACCTCCGAGAGGGTCTCCCGCTGCTCCTTGGAGGGCTTGCGGGGATCGAAGGAGCCGAGGTCGACCTTGCTCGAGCCGCCGCCGAGCTTGATGCCGAACTGGGCGGAGGCCGCGCCGGGCAGGAGGAGGGTGAGCGCCAGGGTGCAGGGGACGAGCGAGGCGAGGAGGCGGTTCATGGGATCTCCGGAGAGGAGCGGGGGGAGCAGGGGTGAGCCGGGGTTTTGTCCGCCAGGGCACGGAGAGGGTCAAGTGAGCGGGATCACTTGCGGCAGGGATCCCGGCGGGGTCCAATGAAGGGCAGGAGGAGGGTCACCATGCGCAAGACCGTGCTGGGCGTCGCCGTCGTCCTCTCCGTCTCCGGCTGTCTGGAGCGCCCGGGAGGCAACCAGAGCGACTGGGACGTGAGGGGGAACTACGATCTCACCTATCAGGATCAGATCGACCTGAAGCTGAACATCGCCGGGGCCATCCGGGAGGCCACCGCCACCGGCTACGGTGGGGTGGTGGACTTCGGGATGCACGAGGGCAACCCGCTGACCCTCGACCTCTCCGCGCACTGCGCCAAGGAGGAGGTCGTCTGCCCGAACGAGTCCTTCTGGGACAAGGTGGCCATCGATCAGGTGAACGCGGACCGCAACACGGCCCTGCACTCGATCATGGTCGTCGACGACACGGTCCACGACCTGCCCGAGGGGACGAACGCCGAGTCGCGGGGCGGCATCGTCAACCAGGATCGCAACAACCGCTTCCTGGTCGGCCTCGGCCTGGCCGGCGCGGCGCAGGGGGCCTGCGGCGCCCTGGCGGCCTCGGTGGCGGTGGGCCGCTTCACCCACGCGGGCGAGTCCATCGAGACCGAGATCGTCTACCGGGACGAGAGCGGCCAGCCCTGCGTGCCGGGGGAGGGTGACGGCGGCACGGCCGACGGCGGCGCGGTGGTGGACGGCGGTGACGGCGCCACCGGGGGCGAGTGCCTCGAGGTGCTGGCCGAGCGGCTGACCTGGCCCGCGGGCGCGGCGGTCGATGGCATCGAGGACGGCCGGGTGATCATGGCCTGGGCCGGCGGCTGCGCCTTCGGCCCGATCCTCGTCGGCGCCACCCTCACCATGCAGGTGCGCTACGACGGCGTCCGCACCGGCGACTACGACCCGCCCCTGGGCGTCGACCCGCCGATCACCGTCGAGGGCGAGGTCCCGCCGGACGAGCCCATCGCGGCCGAGGGCGGCTGAGCGGCCATAACGTAAAATTTAATTGCCAATAAGTTTCTTGGTGGTCATAATACTGACCATCATGCCCCGAAAAAGCGCTACCCCTTACCCCGCTGTCCGCCGCTTCCTCGCGGAGCTGGGTGAGAACCTCCGTCTGGCCCGGCTGCGTCGTGGCTTCTCGATGGAGCTGGTCGCCCGGCGGGCCGGGATGTCCCGGGTCACCTTGCGCGCGGTGGAGCGGGGTGAGCCGGCGGTGACGCTCGGCTCCTACGCCAACGTCCTCCACGTGCTCGGGTTGCACGAAGATCTGGGTCTTCTGGCCCGGGACGATCTCCTCGGGCGCAAGCTCCAGGATGCGGGGCTCCCGACCCGGCGACGGGCCCCGAGACGCTCGAAGGGCGGGTCCGACTCCGAGGCAGGCACCCCGGAGGAGAGCGAGTGATGGCCGGGCGCCGCATCATCGAGGTCGTCGCGGACTGGGCTGCGCTGGGGGGGGCGCGGACGATGGGGTGGCTCACGGCGACCCCCGCGAGGGGCAAGGAGGTCTTCGCCTTCGAGTACGACGAGGACTGGCTCGGCTCGGCCGCCCGGATCCAGCTCGATCCCTCGATGTCGCTCTGGGAGGGTCCGCAGTATGCACCTCGCGATCGAGAGACCTTCGGGGTCTTCCTCGACTCCTCGCCGGACCGCTGGGGTCGGGTGCTCATGCGCAGAAGGGAGGCCCTGCTCGCCCGGGCCGAGGGGCGCACCGAGCGCAACCTCCTCGAGTCGGACTACCTCCTCGGCGTGCACGACGGGCACCGCATGGGCGGGCTGCGCTTCCGGGTCGAGGGGCGCTTCCTCGACGACAACGACGAGCTCGCCTCGCCACCCTGGACCTCGCTGCGAGAGCTCGAGCACGCCAGCCTCCAGCTCGAGCGTGAGGGAGTCGAGGAGGATCCCGACTACGGTCGGTGGCTGAAGATGCTGATCGCGCCCGGCGGCTCCCTCGGTGGTGCCCGCCCGAAGGCCAGCGTCCGGGACGAGCGTGATCACCTCTGGATCGCCAAGTTCCCCAGCCGCGGAGACGACGAGGACGTGGGGGCCTGGGAGCAGGTGGCCTGCGACCTGGCCCGGCGGGCCGGCGTCGTCGTGCCCGAGACGCAGCTGCGCCGCTTCGGCTCCGGGAGGGGAGAGGACCGGGGGCATCACACCTTCCTGAGCCGGCGCTTCGACCGGGTCGGCGTCGGCCGCCTCCACTTCGCCTCGGCCATGACCCTGCTCGGCCGGATCGATGGGCAAGGCGCCGGCGAGGGGGTGAGCTACCTGGAGCTGGCGGAGCTGCTCATGCGCCTGGGGTCCCGGACGGGAGAGGATCTCGAGCAGCTCTGGCGGCGCATCGTCTTCTCGATCTGCATCTCGAACACCGACGACCACCTGCGCGACCACGGCTTCCTGCTCGAAGCGGAGGGGTGGGCGCTCTCCCCGGCCTACGACCTCAACCCGGATCCCGCAGGTGAGGGTCTGCAGCTCAACGTCTCGGAGTCCGACAACCGCCAGGACCTCGAGCTCGCGCTCTCGGTGGCGGAGGTGTTCCGGCTGAAGCACGAGCGTGCGCGGGAGATCGTCGACGAGGTGGTGGCGGCCGTGCGGACCTGGCGGGAGGTGGCGGCCGGTCACGGCCTCTCGCGGGCCAGGCAAGATCGGATGCGGCGGGCCTTCCGGAAGGCCGTCGGGGGCGACTAAACCAGAGCGCCCCGCGCCCTTCGCCTCGACCCGACGATTGCTGCTAGCTTCCGCTTCCATCCACCAAGGGGGAAGCGATGCAGAAGCAGGAGTACGTCCAGCAGATCGTCTCGAAGTCCTACGAGCGGGCCTCCCGGGATCCGGTCTTCCTCGACAAGCTGATCAGCGACCGCCAGGCCGCCCTCGAGGAGGTCTACGAGGAGATCCCCGGGGAGGACGGCACCGAGCGGCCGACCCTCGCCGAGAAGAAGGAGGTCTTCGCCAAGGCGGGCACCTACCTACAGACGGCGCCCATCCTGAAGCGCGCCGAGATGGAGCGCCTGGTCGGCCAGCTCATCGACGACTCCCGCACCGCCTACCTGCGGACCATCGTCCAGAGCCAGGCCCTCTTCTGGGTGGGCGTGTTCCTCGCGCTGGTGACGGTGGGGGTGGAGCTCTGGGGCCTGATGACCCAGGTCGCGCAGGGCTCCCTCGAGGAGGCCACCCGGATCAGCGACGCCCTCGGGCGGGCCGCCGAGGACTCGGCAGCGCGGATCGAGCGCTACTGCGAGTACCGCAGCGGCGACTCCCGCGTGCCGCCCGCCGCGCCGCCTCCGGTGCCCTTCGCGCCGCCTCCCGGCCAGCCTTCCTGAGGCTCGGCGAGCTTCCCGGTCTCCGGGGCCATTACCTCCGCCACTCCACTTGCCGAGCCGCCCTGTCGTGGGTATGTTTTTTCCGGTAGATTTAATACGGAGATCGATATGGGAGTCGTCGCGAAGCCCGAGCTGGAGCCCGGAAGGGCCTATCGCACCCGCGAACTGCGACGGTGGAGCGCCAACCCGACCCGGCTGGCGCGACGCCTGGTGCGAGAGGGGGTGCTGCGCGAGGCGGCCCATGGGCTCTTCTATGCGCCCGTCCCCAGTCGGTTCGGACCGGCGCCGGTCGACGACGAGGAGCTCCTTCGCGCCTTTCTCGAGGGTGATCGCTTCGTGATCACCGGCCCACCGCGCTGGAACTCGCTCGGCCTCGGTTCGACCGCGATGTTCGCCGAGACCCTCGTCTACAACACCCGGCGCACCGATGAGCTGGTCTTCGACGGGCGGCCCTTTCGACTGCGCAGGGTCTACTTCCCGGACAAGCCGACCCCGGAGTGGTTCGTCGTGGACCTGCTCCAGCACCACGAGCTGGCGGGGGTCTCCCCCGAGGAGCTCGAGGCGAGGCTGAAGGCCACGATCCGCGAAGGGCGCTGGGACGTCGAGCACTTGGTCGAGATGGCCGAGGCGTATGGCACCAAGGCGACGCTGGCGCTGGTCGAGGCCAGTGTCGCGGAAGCGAGTGCCGTCGCCCGCCCATGACCTTCGTTCACCAGGACCCCGAGTTCGATCGCCTCCTGCGAATCGTCGCCCAGGATCGCGAGATCGACGTCGCGCTCGTCGAGAAGGACTACTGGGTGACCCACTCCCTCTGGGCGCTGCACCAGACCGGGCTGGACCTCTGGTTCAAGGGCGGCACCTCGCTGTCGAAGGGCTTCGGCCTCATCCAGCGCTTCTCCGAGGACCTCGACCTGATGATCGAGCCGGGCTCGGTCCCGGGGATGCCGAGGCCCGGCAGCGTGAAGAACAAGAAGATGGCCGCAGTCGAGAGACGCCACGCCTACTTCGACGCGCTGGTGGGCGCGATGGTGATCCCCGACGTCCAGGTTGAGCGAGACCGGAGCCGCCTCGACGAACAGGCCCGGGGCGCCGAGTACCTGGCCCGCTACCCTG
This genomic window contains:
- a CDS encoding HipA domain-containing protein, with translation MAGRRIIEVVADWAALGGARTMGWLTATPARGKEVFAFEYDEDWLGSAARIQLDPSMSLWEGPQYAPRDRETFGVFLDSSPDRWGRVLMRRREALLARAEGRTERNLLESDYLLGVHDGHRMGGLRFRVEGRFLDDNDELASPPWTSLRELEHASLQLEREGVEEDPDYGRWLKMLIAPGGSLGGARPKASVRDERDHLWIAKFPSRGDDEDVGAWEQVACDLARRAGVVVPETQLRRFGSGRGEDRGHHTFLSRRFDRVGVGRLHFASAMTLLGRIDGQGAGEGVSYLELAELLMRLGSRTGEDLEQLWRRIVFSICISNTDDHLRDHGFLLEAEGWALSPAYDLNPDPAGEGLQLNVSESDNRQDLELALSVAEVFRLKHERAREIVDEVVAAVRTWREVAAGHGLSRARQDRMRRAFRKAVGGD
- a CDS encoding helix-turn-helix transcriptional regulator, encoding MPRKSATPYPAVRRFLAELGENLRLARLRRGFSMELVARRAGMSRVTLRAVERGEPAVTLGSYANVLHVLGLHEDLGLLARDDLLGRKLQDAGLPTRRRAPRRSKGGSDSEAGTPEESE